From Impatiens glandulifera chromosome 7, dImpGla2.1, whole genome shotgun sequence:
tattgtgtttgaaaattaaatttaaaatttattagttatttaatgtAACATAGTATATATTTGTATTGGACCATTAGGTTGGTATTTTCATAACCGAATCATTATTatatgtttcaaaatataaaacataagtAGTTTAtggtttgtttaatttaattagttaatagtTTCACTTATAACTTTTAGAGgtataatttgtttgttttcttataattaGTGCTCCTTTatcttaattttctaataaagaTGAAATCAATTAAGCTGGtgtatttgaaatattaattaatattatgcactcaaaatgttttttatttattacaaaatcaCCCAACTCTATTTGATTTGAatcattaaaacaaataaattgatATCATCATTAATGACatgtatttaatttaaacattaaagatgtaataaattatttattattattaattttttaattagtttctgAGTGATCATTAATGCTGATGGAATGATGTTCAATGATTTTATGATGGAATGAGTGATTCTCACTGCtagtaaaattaatttcaagCATCATGAGCATGGCGTGGTAAATAGTAAATAGTAAATACTTTAATTCAATCATGCAATTAATTAACCcttatcttgttttcttttgttattattattttatttctttgtaaTGGATTATTTACTAGATTATCTAGAACAAAGGGAATATAAGAAATTTCATGACAAGAATGAGCAGTTGCAGTCTGCAAGATTATGTTCCTTATATTAGTAACCTTTCATATTCATCCATGTgattttcttattctttaatattttaattaataatttaatataaaaaatcacatcaaactattttttttatgaaattcattttgtaaatattgaagaataatattgtttttattttaagaacCAGAATCATTTCAAAACTGAACTGAGTTTAAtataaacttgaaaaattataaatgttttttttagttttatgaaGTTCACACAATCCATTATTAtgttataacaatttttttattaatgtctTATTTGAATTACTTCTCAATAATTCTTTTTacatgaattataaaaaaaaaacttatgttatttaagataaataaatttaaaatttaaataaaaaagagagcCTAGCTAGTGAGTTTTGTAAGCATGTGATTGGATATCCCTCTGAAATGGCGGCAAAAAGAGCATACAtgccatcatcatcatctgaaataaaattaaaattaataataataataataatcgtCTACGCTCTAGTCTACTACATGACAGTGAGGTTGAGGCTTAGCAGCTGGTCCCGTCTCGACAATTGGACTTTGACCATCTGCCATACCACCAGTAAAATAACACAATTGGGCCCCCCACCCTCTTCTTTCTCAATGACGATACTACCCttttaattgttaataatattcatgtatatataattcGAAGAtacaaataatgaattatttttactatttattattaattataatactttaatttaaataaataaataaataaatacataatttacCATGAATGGCAATGATAATAGAGAAGGGACAGAATGGTAAATTGGGTCTATTTGGGTTGAAGGACAAAAGAAAGAAGTTTATAAAGTTAAGAGGAGAAAAGAACAGCGCATctcctttctcttctttttatgtCCTCCCTACCCCggaccaaaataaataaataaagcaatttgaaaaaaaaaaggtgGCCATTTGAAAATTGGGTCCATCCAtttcatcaataataataataatacataaaaacaTAACACCTTTCTTTCATAAatgtaacaataatatttacCCCCTCTATAATCTGTACACttcacaattattattattcatattattgaaACCACTTCTAGCTCTCAACCATCCTCAACAAATATCCTCCCGATAAAATCTCTAAATCTCTTCGAATACAACTTCGGATCCACAGCCGATATCGAATTCGGATCTGCTTGTAACGATTTATATGCGTGTTCAATTTTCTTACTAATATCGTAATCTTGAAGAATGTCTATTACCCCGAAATATATCACCACTTCGTTTATCTCCCCACCACTTCTCGACCACGCCCGCCCATAATcgcttcttcttctccttctccccATCCGCTCCGCCCTCGCAGGCATGTTCGCTCCTAGCCTTATCAATGGCTTCCTATAATAACAACAACAAACAATTTTCATTTACATTTACATTCTCAattcattctttttattaatactaCCAATGCCAATGCCATTACCTGCCAGCCAATACTCTGTCCATGTCTTGCAATTCAGCCTCGAGGAATTTGCACCCTCGCATTAACTTCTCGTTTTGAAATGAATCGGTTTTACTGCCTCTCAGGAAGAACGGGGAGAGACCCATGTTGTCACATGTCTTGTTATTATCGTCGCGGAAATGAAGACCTACTAACAGACTGTAATCCATTATCCTCTCTGCTTCTAAGAATTCGCAGTCTTTCTCTATTTGGTTCATCAGTTCTTCAAACCAGTTTTGCTGCAGTCTGAATACAAAGTTTAAATCCAGATCCTTTAGGGTGGTGGTTTCGTCAATCTCTTCCTCCTGTTTATCTGTTGTTCGCCCGTGAGAGGATCCTTTCAGATCAAATCGTCTATGGATTCGATACTCAGAACAGAATAAGTTCCCCATCACTATGAATCGCGTCTATCAaaccaacaaacaaacaattcaGGATTCAAACTCAATTATCTATTCATATTCAGATTCAGATTATAAACAGATTTGATTTCATACCTTCACACCACCCACTGGCTTAACACAATGGACACCGAAGAATTTGGTGACTAGTGAATTTTCATATTGGGAAACATGATTATAATAGCTTAACAGCATCTTAATAAGGACCTGTGGATATCATCATCAAATATATGAATCATGATGAACAACTTATTAACTTGGAaggataatataataataagaagaatacAAACCTTGACTTCTGATTTCTTCACTGTTTTGATCATGAATCTGTCATCTTGGGTTACATAGAATAAGCTTCCACTCTTCCCTGGGGAAGAAAGCTCTCTCAAGGCGTCATTTCCACAAACAGCTAGCATGTAATCAGCAGGATCCACTTGGAATAGCTCTCTTAAATGTCTGATGATGAAGAACCCTAATCTCATTAAATCAGAACTAATGAATAACAAGTTTTGAATCTAATTGATAATACCTAAACACAATTGGACAATAGTCTTTCCATCTGAACTCTGTTGACTGGTGAGGAGGCGTAACCTTAGAACCCTCCGCCGGAAATTTCGTCCAGAATTTCTTCTTGGGATCGAAATCGCTGTCTTTAAGATCCCGGAGAATCGAAGCGTGTTTTCCGACTGAATGTCTGTTGGGGATAATCAAACAAATCGgaatatataaacaaacaaacataaaagtcagatgaagaacaaaaacaatatGAAATGATTATAACCTGATTCCCAGTTGAAGATTCAGCATCAATTCATAATTCTTATGTTCTTTCGAAATCATTTCTCCAGGTTTCTTCACCTCACCATCGAAACTATAAGGATTTTTACGAAACCGTCTAAATCCATCTATAGGGCCGTCTCTATAGAACATGGAAACCTCCAAATTATCGATTATATCGCAAGTGATATCCCCAGCTTCTCCATCCGACTCCCATATGCATATCCTCGGGAAACTTCTCTCCGTCGAGCTTCCTCTCGATTCATCCAACAACGGCGATGCAAATTTATggccaaaattacttttattgTTCTTCAGATCTTCACTTGAAGCCGTATTACTTCCTGGATAAAAGGTTCCATTAGATTCTTTCAATGCATTTCCATTGTTAATATCCTTATTCCAACACCCGATATAGCAACTTCCGTCTGGCCAAGTAAACACGCCATTCCCTTTCGGCACTCCGTTTTCCCAATTTCCATCGTAACGGTTACAGTTCGCCCAAATAAGAGTCCCTCTTCCATTGATAACACCTCCGCGCCATTCTCCAACATACTCGTTTCTATTACTCCAAACATACCTTCCATGGCCGTCCTGCAAGTTCCTTCTCCAGGATCCTTCGTAATAGTCTCCGTTAGCGTAGTGTTTAACGCCGTAACCTTGTTTACGGTCACCAGTCCAGGAACCACGGTAAGTATCGCCTTCTGAACCGATGAAAGTACCGAATCCTTCCATTCTACCGGACTTAAACTCACCTTCATAAGTAGCACCAGATGGCCAAGAAAACTTACCTTTACCTGATGCCTTTCCTCTCTTCCAATCTCCTTCATACATGCAACCGTCGGTCCACAAATACTTCCCCGATCCATGCGGTACGTTTGCTGAGAAGCTTCCTATGTATAGATCTCCATTCGGAAGACGTTTCTCTAAAGTGACTGCGCCGGCGTCGTCGGAGACAGTGACGGTTGGTGTAACTCTTCGAGTCGCCGCCTGAGATCGGCTGCGACAAACCGCGGACACCGGAGGAATCATCACCGGCACAATCTTCTCTTCgttcttcttcttatcttcGGCAAATAACATCACTGGCTCTGGCATTTTCCTAAAGAGGATGATCGTAATTCGTACGGTACGGACACTATACTTCGTTACCAGCTGACAATCCTCGCCGGAATTTGAAACGCCACCAGCATTTCCGGCGAATGCAGAAgctctttatctctctagattCGTAAGAGAATTTACAGAGAAAAGCAGGAATGGAGAAGTAACTGAAAagaataacttatatatatatatataataattaaaaatatttgattaattaggaAAAAAGTGTCATTAaggtattattttaattatttattatgttgtcATGTTATTCAATTTAgcttaattaatcatttttatataacttttcaa
This genomic window contains:
- the LOC124945584 gene encoding phosphatidylinositol 4-phosphate 5-kinase 1-like, with the protein product MPEPVMLFAEDKKKNEEKIVPVMIPPVSAVCRSRSQAATRRVTPTVTVSDDAGAVTLEKRLPNGDLYIGSFSANVPHGSGKYLWTDGCMYEGDWKRGKASGKGKFSWPSGATYEGEFKSGRMEGFGTFIGSEGDTYRGSWTGDRKQGYGVKHYANGDYYEGSWRRNLQDGHGRYVWSNRNEYVGEWRGGVINGRGTLIWANCNRYDGNWENGVPKGNGVFTWPDGSCYIGCWNKDINNGNALKESNGTFYPGSNTASSEDLKNNKSNFGHKFASPLLDESRGSSTERSFPRICIWESDGEAGDITCDIIDNLEVSMFYRDGPIDGFRRFRKNPYSFDGEVKKPGEMISKEHKNYELMLNLQLGIRHSVGKHASILRDLKDSDFDPKKKFWTKFPAEGSKVTPPHQSTEFRWKDYCPIVFRHLRELFQVDPADYMLAVCGNDALRELSSPGKSGSLFYVTQDDRFMIKTVKKSEVKVLIKMLLSYYNHVSQYENSLVTKFFGVHCVKPVGGVKTRFIVMGNLFCSEYRIHRRFDLKGSSHGRTTDKQEEEIDETTTLKDLDLNFVFRLQQNWFEELMNQIEKDCEFLEAERIMDYSLLVGLHFRDDNNKTCDNMGLSPFFLRGSKTDSFQNEKLMRGCKFLEAELQDMDRVLAGRKPLIRLGANMPARAERMGRRRRRSDYGRAWSRSGGEINEVVIYFGVIDILQDYDISKKIEHAYKSLQADPNSISAVDPKLYSKRFRDFIGRIFVEDG